From Candidatus Latescibacterota bacterium, the proteins below share one genomic window:
- a CDS encoding NADH-quinone oxidoreductase subunit B family protein produces the protein MSLTLKALKKSPWVFHVNTGACNNCDIEILDALTPRFDVERFGIVLVGSIRHADVLLISGPVSRNILPRLKRLYDAAPKPIKVIVVGACGCTCGIFKDGYNIIGPVDKHIPVDAYVPGCPPKPETLIAGVVKVLSTL, from the coding sequence ATGTCGCTGACTTTGAAAGCATTAAAGAAATCACCGTGGGTGTTTCATGTCAATACGGGTGCATGCAACAACTGTGACATTGAAATTCTAGATGCTCTGACTCCAAGGTTCGATGTGGAAAGATTCGGCATCGTACTTGTCGGAAGCATAAGGCATGCTGATGTTCTTTTGATCAGCGGCCCGGTCTCGAGAAATATTCTTCCGAGATTGAAGCGTCTTTATGACGCGGCGCCTAAACCGATCAAGGTGATCGTCGTAGGGGCATGTGGTTGCACGTGTGGGATCTTTAAGGACGGGTACAACATTATCGGCCCGGTCGACAAGCACATCCCCGTGGATGCGTATGTGCCGGGATGTCCGCCGAAGCCTGAAACGCTGATTGCGGGAGTGGTGAAAGTACTCAGTACGCTGTAG